The Rhinoderma darwinii isolate aRhiDar2 chromosome 11, aRhiDar2.hap1, whole genome shotgun sequence genome window below encodes:
- the LOC142663484 gene encoding uncharacterized protein LOC142663484 isoform X1: protein MSSCDVERILKSHMTEGILTLALEILYLLTGEDYTVVKTFGDHVTPSNRPHESGGRSRTQSPITEPPPHSLIPERNNEKILDLIHKIIELLTGEVPIRCQDVAVYFSMEEWEYIEEHKDLYKEVMTEDHRNHTPPGKRDLYKDIMMEDHRKRTSPGEGDLYKDVMTEDHQPLTLPDKKDLYKELMMEDHRNRTSPGKRDLYKDVTMGDHQPLTSADERDLYKEVMTEDHRNRTSTGKRDLYKDIITKDHQPFTLPDKKDLYKEVMMEDHQNRTSPGKKDLYKDVMMEDHHPLTLPDKKDLYKEVIMEDHRNRTSSGKRDLYKDVLMEAHQNRTSPGKRDLYKDVMMEDHHPLTLPDKKDLYKEVMMEDHRDRTSPGKRDLYKDVMMEAHQNRTSLGKRDLYKDVMMEDHHPLTSPGKRDLYKEVMMEDHQPLTLPDKKDLYKEVMMEDHQNRTLPGKRDLYKDVMTEDHQPLTLPDKKDLYKDVMMEDHHPLTLPDKKDLYKEVMMEDHRNSTPPGKRDLYKDVMMEAHRNRTSPVTVSPTDGSRERNPPERCPRSPYSQDCPEENLNIPQNHQVEDLIDFKVEVIEEEALVRYDRHFKEEEVPTAISTESRREDQDMGQDSPGEHPITSAMSHHYLFQADRSSDFSNHVALFPDQSYFDAQNSEQIGGETYSCSECGKLFMFNSKLFAHQRTHSAAKMILCSECGIFFSQKLSLVQHQKIHTDENSSSLVQHQFGNVAETSLNCSDCGESFTDKFVLLRHQRNHMEIKRFPCSECGKYFSLKSGLARHQRIHTGEKPFPCFECWKFFAVKSDLVKHQRIHTGEKPFPCSECGKRFTQKPHFIKHQRTHTGEKPFSCSDCGKRFSQKPHLVKHKRVHTGERPFVCSECGRCFTGKQILLKHQRVHLS, encoded by the exons gaTCCCTGAGAGGAACAACGAGAAGATCCTGGACCTCATCCACAAGATCatcgagctgctgactggagag gttcctataagatgtcaggatgtcgccgtctatttctccatggaggagtgggagtatatagaagaacacaaggatctgtacaaggaggtCATGACGGAGGACCACCGGAACCACACAcctccgggtaagagggatctgtacaaggacattatgatggaggaccaccggaaacGCACATCACCGGGTGagggggatctgtacaaggacgtaatgacggaggaccaccagcccctcacatTACCGGATAagaaggatctgtacaaggagctcatgatggaggaccaccggaaccgcacatcacccggtaagagggatctgtacaaggacgtcacgaTGGGggaccaccagcccctcacatcagCGGatgagagggatctgtacaaggaggtCATGAcggaggaccaccggaaccgcacatcaacgggtaagagggatctgtacaaggacatcATAACGAAGGACCACCAACCCTTCACATTACCAGATAAGAAGGATCTTTacaaggaggtcatgatggaggaccaccagaacCGCACATCTCCGGGTAagaaggatctgtacaaggacgtcatgatggaggaccaccatcCCCTCACATTACCGGATAagaaggatctgtacaaggaggttattatggaggaccaccggaaccgcacatcatcgggtaagagggatctataCAAGGACGTCCTGATGGAGGCCCACCAGAaccgcacatcaccgggtaagagggatctatacaaggacgtcatgatggaggaccaccatcCCCTCACATTACCGGATAagaaggatctgtacaaggaggttatgatggaggaccaccgggaccgcacatcaccgggtaagagggatctatacaaggacgtcatgatggaggcccACCAGAACCGCACATCactgggtaagagggatctgtacaaggacgtcatgatggaggaccaccatcccctcacatcaccgggtaagagggatttgtacaaggaggtcatgatggaggaccaccagcccctcacatTACCAGATAagaaggatctgtacaaggaggtcatgatggaggaccaccagaacCGCACATTAcccggtaagagggatctgtacaaggacgtcatgacggAGGACCACCAACCCCTCACATTACCGGATAagaaggatctgtacaaggacgtcatgatggaggaccaccatcCCCTCACATTACCCGATAagaaggatctgtacaaggaggttatgatggaggaccaccggaacaGCACACCACCTGGTAAGAGGGATctctacaaggacgtcatgatggaggcccaccggaaccgcacatcaccgg tcactgtgtctcctacagatggatccagggagagaaatccaccagagagatgtccccgttctccgtattcccaggactgtccagaggaaaatctcaATATCCCTCAGAATCATCAG GTTGAAGATCTGATTGATTTTAAAGTTGAAGTGATAGAGGAGGAGGCATTAGTGAGGTATGACAGACACTTTAAAGAGGAAGAGGTACCTACAGCTATCAGCACAG AATCTAGAAGAGAAGATCAGGACATGGGACAGGATTCCCCAGGAGAACACCCCATTACTTCAGCTATGTCCCACCACTACCTATTCCAGGCTGACCGATCCTCTGACTTCTCTAATCACGTGGCTCTCTTTCCAGATCAATCATATTTTGATGCTCAAAATTCAGAGCAGATCGGGGGGGAAACCTATTCCTGTTCCGAATGTGGAAAACTTTTTATGTTTAACTCCAAGCTTTTCGCTCACCAGAGAACGCACAGCGCGGCGAAGATGATCTTGTGCTCAGAgtgtgggatttttttctctcaaAAATTGTCTCTCGTTCAACATCAAAAAATCCATACAGATGAAAACTCCTCGAGTTTAGTCCAACATCAGTTCGGTAACGTGGCGGAGACATCACTTAATTGTTCTGATTGTGGGGAGAGCTTTACGGACaaatttgttctgctgagacaccAGAGGAACCACATGGAGATAAAGAGATTTCCCTGTTCCGAGTGTGGGAAATATTTTTCATTGAAGTCCGGTCTTGCCCGGCACCAGCGAATTCACACGGGGGAAAAACCATTTCCATGTTTTGAATGTTGGAAATTTTTTGCCGTGAAATCAGATCTTGTAAAACACCAGCGGatccacacaggggagaagcccttTCCCTGTTCAGAGTGTGGGAAACGATTTACTCAAAAGCCTCATTTTATTAAGCATCAGCGAACTCACACCGGAGAGAAACCCTTTTCCTGTTCCGACTGCGGGAAACGTTTCAGCCAGAAACCTCACCTGGTAAAACATAAGAGAGTTCACACGGGGGAGAGGCCGTTCGTATGTTCCGagtgtggaagatgttttactggTAAACAAATTCTCCTTAAACATCAGAGAGTTCATCTAAGTTGA
- the LOC142663484 gene encoding uncharacterized protein LOC142663484 isoform X2 encodes MSSCDVERILKSHMTEGILTLALEILYLLTGEDYTVVKTFGDHVTPSNRPHESGGRSRTQSPITEPPPHSLIPERNNEKILDLIHKIIELLTGEVPIRCQDVAVYFSMEEWEYIEEHKDLYKEVMTEDHRNHTPPGKRDLYKDIMMEDHRKRTSPGEGDLYKDVMTEDHQPLTLPDKKDLYKELMMEDHRNRTSPGKRDLYKDVTMGDHQPLTSADERDLYKEVMTEDHRNRTSTGKRDLYKDIITKDHQPFTLPDKKDLYKEVMMEDHQNRTSPGKKDLYKDVMMEDHHPLTLPDKKDLYKEVIMEDHRNRTSSGKRDLYKDVLMEAHQNRTSPGKRDLYKDVMMEDHHPLTLPDKKDLYKEVMMEDHRDRTSPGKRDLYKDVMMEAHQNRTSLGKRDLYKDVMMEDHHPLTSPGKRDLYKEVMMEDHQPLTLPDKKDLYKEVMMEDHQNRTLPGKRDLYKDVMTEDHQPLTLPDKKDLYKDVMMEDHHPLTLPDKKDLYKEVMMEDHRNSTPPGKRDLYKDVMMEAHRNRTSPDGSRERNPPERCPRSPYSQDCPEENLNIPQNHQVEDLIDFKVEVIEEEALVRYDRHFKEEEVPTAISTESRREDQDMGQDSPGEHPITSAMSHHYLFQADRSSDFSNHVALFPDQSYFDAQNSEQIGGETYSCSECGKLFMFNSKLFAHQRTHSAAKMILCSECGIFFSQKLSLVQHQKIHTDENSSSLVQHQFGNVAETSLNCSDCGESFTDKFVLLRHQRNHMEIKRFPCSECGKYFSLKSGLARHQRIHTGEKPFPCFECWKFFAVKSDLVKHQRIHTGEKPFPCSECGKRFTQKPHFIKHQRTHTGEKPFSCSDCGKRFSQKPHLVKHKRVHTGERPFVCSECGRCFTGKQILLKHQRVHLS; translated from the exons gaTCCCTGAGAGGAACAACGAGAAGATCCTGGACCTCATCCACAAGATCatcgagctgctgactggagag gttcctataagatgtcaggatgtcgccgtctatttctccatggaggagtgggagtatatagaagaacacaaggatctgtacaaggaggtCATGACGGAGGACCACCGGAACCACACAcctccgggtaagagggatctgtacaaggacattatgatggaggaccaccggaaacGCACATCACCGGGTGagggggatctgtacaaggacgtaatgacggaggaccaccagcccctcacatTACCGGATAagaaggatctgtacaaggagctcatgatggaggaccaccggaaccgcacatcacccggtaagagggatctgtacaaggacgtcacgaTGGGggaccaccagcccctcacatcagCGGatgagagggatctgtacaaggaggtCATGAcggaggaccaccggaaccgcacatcaacgggtaagagggatctgtacaaggacatcATAACGAAGGACCACCAACCCTTCACATTACCAGATAAGAAGGATCTTTacaaggaggtcatgatggaggaccaccagaacCGCACATCTCCGGGTAagaaggatctgtacaaggacgtcatgatggaggaccaccatcCCCTCACATTACCGGATAagaaggatctgtacaaggaggttattatggaggaccaccggaaccgcacatcatcgggtaagagggatctataCAAGGACGTCCTGATGGAGGCCCACCAGAaccgcacatcaccgggtaagagggatctatacaaggacgtcatgatggaggaccaccatcCCCTCACATTACCGGATAagaaggatctgtacaaggaggttatgatggaggaccaccgggaccgcacatcaccgggtaagagggatctatacaaggacgtcatgatggaggcccACCAGAACCGCACATCactgggtaagagggatctgtacaaggacgtcatgatggaggaccaccatcccctcacatcaccgggtaagagggatttgtacaaggaggtcatgatggaggaccaccagcccctcacatTACCAGATAagaaggatctgtacaaggaggtcatgatggaggaccaccagaacCGCACATTAcccggtaagagggatctgtacaaggacgtcatgacggAGGACCACCAACCCCTCACATTACCGGATAagaaggatctgtacaaggacgtcatgatggaggaccaccatcCCCTCACATTACCCGATAagaaggatctgtacaaggaggttatgatggaggaccaccggaacaGCACACCACCTGGTAAGAGGGATctctacaaggacgtcatgatggaggcccaccggaaccgcacatcaccgg atggatccagggagagaaatccaccagagagatgtccccgttctccgtattcccaggactgtccagaggaaaatctcaATATCCCTCAGAATCATCAG GTTGAAGATCTGATTGATTTTAAAGTTGAAGTGATAGAGGAGGAGGCATTAGTGAGGTATGACAGACACTTTAAAGAGGAAGAGGTACCTACAGCTATCAGCACAG AATCTAGAAGAGAAGATCAGGACATGGGACAGGATTCCCCAGGAGAACACCCCATTACTTCAGCTATGTCCCACCACTACCTATTCCAGGCTGACCGATCCTCTGACTTCTCTAATCACGTGGCTCTCTTTCCAGATCAATCATATTTTGATGCTCAAAATTCAGAGCAGATCGGGGGGGAAACCTATTCCTGTTCCGAATGTGGAAAACTTTTTATGTTTAACTCCAAGCTTTTCGCTCACCAGAGAACGCACAGCGCGGCGAAGATGATCTTGTGCTCAGAgtgtgggatttttttctctcaaAAATTGTCTCTCGTTCAACATCAAAAAATCCATACAGATGAAAACTCCTCGAGTTTAGTCCAACATCAGTTCGGTAACGTGGCGGAGACATCACTTAATTGTTCTGATTGTGGGGAGAGCTTTACGGACaaatttgttctgctgagacaccAGAGGAACCACATGGAGATAAAGAGATTTCCCTGTTCCGAGTGTGGGAAATATTTTTCATTGAAGTCCGGTCTTGCCCGGCACCAGCGAATTCACACGGGGGAAAAACCATTTCCATGTTTTGAATGTTGGAAATTTTTTGCCGTGAAATCAGATCTTGTAAAACACCAGCGGatccacacaggggagaagcccttTCCCTGTTCAGAGTGTGGGAAACGATTTACTCAAAAGCCTCATTTTATTAAGCATCAGCGAACTCACACCGGAGAGAAACCCTTTTCCTGTTCCGACTGCGGGAAACGTTTCAGCCAGAAACCTCACCTGGTAAAACATAAGAGAGTTCACACGGGGGAGAGGCCGTTCGTATGTTCCGagtgtggaagatgttttactggTAAACAAATTCTCCTTAAACATCAGAGAGTTCATCTAAGTTGA